In Vicugna pacos chromosome 1, VicPac4, whole genome shotgun sequence, a single window of DNA contains:
- the LOC140699131 gene encoding trafficking protein particle complex subunit 9-like, producing MDNLEAWNGTEMELLQRSEEKIQPCSILSELYELIGFHCKSTFFKRVAPVRHAAPGIPEPGGKACSRLLLQMLPGYSLSLDLQDFSKCVGTKTLLQPH from the exons atggataatctggaagcttggaatggaaccgagatggaattactgcag cgttccgaggagaaaattcagccgtgcagcatcctctccgagctctacgagttgatcggcttccactgcaagtccaccttcttcaagcgggtggcccccgtgcggcacgcggcccccggcatcccggagcctggcgggaaggcctgctcccgactcctcctgcagatgcttcctggctacagtctgtcactggacttgcaggacttcagcaaatgtgttggaactaaaacattgcttcagccccattaa